Proteins from a genomic interval of Dehalococcoidia bacterium:
- a CDS encoding NAD(P)/FAD-dependent oxidoreductase translates to MSDDRVFDITIIGAGPTGLFAAFYAGLRGMTTKIVESLPEPGGQLAVLYPEKFIYDVPGHPKILAKDLVQQLLLQNELFAPEYAYEQRIETLTRTRAGEEEVWRLGTSVSHHLSRTVLITAGIGAFAPNKLDRPGVDEYEGRGVYYFVKDKRPFRGKRVLIVGGGDTAVDWCLNLKDWAASITLIHRRAEFRAHEASLAALRVSEIPVLTYWELKRVWGEGKVEHATIYENRTGEERDLDIDMVLISIGFKAALGPIEAWGLQMADNRHIRVNGFMETNLPGVFAAGDIAAVEGSEPLNLIVTGFGQAAIAANAAKQRVDPKARIFPGHSSELRL, encoded by the coding sequence GTCTTCGACATAACGATCATTGGCGCCGGGCCGACGGGCCTGTTCGCCGCTTTCTATGCCGGGCTTCGGGGCATGACGACGAAGATCGTGGAGTCGCTGCCCGAGCCCGGCGGCCAGCTCGCCGTCCTCTATCCGGAGAAGTTCATTTACGACGTCCCCGGCCACCCGAAAATCCTGGCGAAGGACCTCGTGCAGCAATTGCTCCTGCAAAACGAGCTCTTCGCGCCGGAGTATGCGTACGAGCAGCGCATCGAGACGCTGACGCGGACGCGCGCCGGCGAAGAAGAGGTGTGGCGGCTGGGCACGAGCGTGTCTCATCACCTGAGCCGCACCGTGCTCATCACAGCCGGGATCGGCGCCTTCGCGCCCAACAAGCTCGACCGCCCCGGCGTTGACGAGTACGAGGGCCGGGGCGTGTACTACTTCGTGAAGGACAAGCGCCCCTTCCGCGGCAAGCGAGTCCTCATCGTTGGCGGCGGCGACACGGCCGTCGATTGGTGCCTGAATCTCAAGGACTGGGCCGCGAGCATCACCCTGATCCACAGGCGCGCGGAGTTCAGGGCACACGAGGCCAGCCTGGCCGCGCTCCGCGTCTCGGAGATACCCGTCCTGACGTACTGGGAACTCAAACGCGTGTGGGGGGAAGGTAAGGTCGAGCACGCGACGATCTACGAGAACCGCACGGGCGAGGAACGCGACCTGGACATCGACATGGTGCTGATCAGCATCGGGTTCAAGGCGGCGCTCGGGCCGATCGAGGCGTGGGGCCTGCAGATGGCCGACAACCGGCACATCCGCGTCAACGGCTTCATGGAGACGAACCTGCCCGGGGTCTTCGCTGCCGGCGACATTGCCGCGGTGGAGGGCTCCGAGCCCTTGAACCTCATCGTCACGGGCTTCGGCCAGGCCGCCATCGCGGCGAACGCCGCCAAGCAGCGCGTGGACCCGAAGGCCCGCATCTTCCCCGGACACTCGAGCGAGCTGCGCCTGTAG